Proteins encoded in a region of the Novibacillus thermophilus genome:
- the recA gene encoding recombinase RecA, whose amino-acid sequence MSDRKQALEMALRQIEKQFGKGSVMKLGEAANAPVSTVSSGALALDIALGVGGYPRGRVIEVYGPESSGKTTVALHAIAEVQKNGGQAAFIDAEHALDPVYAEKLGVNIDELLLSQPDTGEQALEIAEALVRSGAIDIIVVDSVAALVPKAEIEGEMGDSHVGLQARLMSQALRKLSGAISKSRTIAIFINQIREKVGVMFGNPETTPGGRALKFYSSVRLEVRRAETLKQGNEMVGNRTRIKVVKNKVAPPFKQAEVDIMYGEGISREGSLLDIGTELNIVNKSGAWYSFDGERLGQGRETAKEHLRDHPEIAAAIERRIREHYGLEPNGEQLRADENEVDMLDLER is encoded by the coding sequence GTGTCGGATCGCAAACAAGCTCTGGAAATGGCTTTGCGGCAAATAGAAAAGCAGTTTGGCAAGGGGTCTGTCATGAAACTGGGAGAAGCCGCCAACGCCCCAGTTTCTACCGTTTCCAGCGGTGCCCTCGCTTTAGACATCGCCTTAGGTGTCGGCGGTTATCCCCGCGGTCGGGTCATCGAAGTGTACGGACCGGAGTCGTCCGGTAAAACGACAGTCGCTCTGCACGCCATTGCAGAAGTGCAGAAAAACGGCGGACAAGCGGCCTTTATTGATGCGGAGCACGCCCTAGATCCCGTCTACGCCGAGAAACTTGGTGTCAACATTGACGAGTTGCTCCTCTCTCAGCCGGATACAGGGGAACAGGCTCTGGAAATTGCTGAGGCACTCGTCCGCAGCGGCGCCATCGACATTATCGTCGTCGACTCCGTCGCTGCCCTCGTGCCTAAAGCAGAAATCGAAGGAGAGATGGGGGACTCCCACGTCGGTTTGCAAGCGCGCCTCATGTCACAGGCTTTGCGCAAACTGTCCGGCGCCATCAGTAAATCGCGTACGATCGCCATTTTTATTAACCAGATTCGGGAGAAGGTCGGCGTCATGTTCGGGAACCCTGAAACGACGCCTGGGGGACGTGCTTTGAAATTTTACAGCAGCGTCCGACTGGAAGTGCGCCGGGCGGAAACGCTCAAACAAGGGAATGAAATGGTCGGCAACCGGACGCGCATTAAAGTCGTCAAAAATAAAGTGGCTCCGCCGTTTAAACAGGCGGAAGTCGACATTATGTACGGGGAGGGCATCTCCCGTGAAGGGAGCTTGCTCGATATTGGGACGGAACTGAACATTGTCAACAAAAGCGGGGCCTGGTATTCATTTGACGGTGAGCGGTTAGGCCAAGGGCGTGAAACCGCCAAAGAACACTTGAGAGACCACCCTGAAATAGCGGCTGCTATTGAACGGCGGATTCGCGAACACTACGGCCTGGAACCTAACGGCGAACAGCTTCGGGCAGACGAAAACGAAGTGGACATGTTGGACCTCGAACGGTAA
- a CDS encoding DEAD/DEAH box helicase — protein sequence MIRFEDLGVEPTILKAIHDIGFEKPSPIQEKCIPKILEGVDLIGQAQTGTGKTAAFAIPILQRINSRYGKVQSIILTPTRELAIQVSGEIRRIGKNSRVKTLPIYGGQSIGRQIRALRQGVHIVIGTPGRVLDHIHRRTLKLDAVNIMVLDEADEMLDMGFVDDIEEVMRHLPEERQMLLFSATMPPEILRLSKRYMKQAKRISVNKGDVAAPSVTQVYYKVLEKNKLDGLCRILDSDDVELGIVFCRTKKGVDELAEALQSRGYLASALHGDLNQMQRNRVMQDFRNGRIELLVATDVAARGIDVSNVSHVINYDIPQDAESYVHRIGRTGRAGKSGIAMTLVTPREMKLLNTIHRETKSSLEARNLPTLEEVAEKQQATWIEQVLNAIHDGGDDVKVFKETVQTLAREHGVDILDVAAAALKLAFDERSPEADGYRFGETGAAPGMVRFFINAGKNIDMNPRDLVKTIADAADISDREIGKINIFDRFTFVEVPEEVAPFVFEALQQSRINGARINMEPARPREKR from the coding sequence TTGATTCGATTTGAAGACCTTGGCGTAGAACCAACGATTTTAAAAGCGATACACGACATTGGGTTTGAAAAACCCTCCCCCATTCAAGAAAAATGTATCCCCAAAATTTTAGAAGGCGTGGACTTGATCGGACAGGCCCAGACCGGAACAGGAAAAACGGCTGCTTTTGCCATTCCGATTTTGCAGCGGATCAACTCTCGCTACGGAAAAGTTCAGAGCATCATCCTCACCCCTACCCGTGAGCTCGCCATTCAAGTGTCCGGCGAAATTCGCCGCATCGGAAAAAACAGTCGGGTCAAGACGTTGCCGATTTACGGGGGCCAATCCATCGGCCGTCAGATACGGGCCCTCAGGCAAGGTGTACACATCGTCATCGGCACACCCGGCCGCGTCTTGGACCACATCCATCGCCGAACGCTGAAACTCGATGCCGTCAACATCATGGTGTTGGACGAAGCGGACGAAATGCTCGACATGGGGTTTGTCGACGATATCGAGGAAGTGATGCGCCATTTGCCGGAAGAGCGTCAAATGCTTTTGTTCTCGGCCACCATGCCCCCGGAAATACTGCGTCTCTCCAAACGGTACATGAAACAGGCGAAGCGCATTTCGGTCAACAAGGGGGACGTCGCCGCCCCGTCCGTCACGCAAGTTTACTACAAAGTGCTGGAAAAAAATAAACTCGACGGACTCTGCCGCATATTGGACAGCGATGACGTGGAGTTGGGGATCGTGTTTTGTCGAACCAAAAAGGGTGTTGACGAACTTGCGGAAGCTCTTCAGTCCCGGGGGTATTTGGCGAGCGCCCTGCACGGCGACCTCAATCAAATGCAGCGGAACCGGGTGATGCAAGACTTCCGCAACGGCCGAATTGAACTGTTGGTGGCGACCGATGTGGCAGCCCGCGGCATCGACGTGAGCAACGTCAGCCACGTCATCAACTACGATATCCCGCAAGATGCGGAGAGCTACGTTCACCGCATTGGGCGCACCGGGCGCGCCGGAAAGTCGGGGATCGCCATGACGCTTGTGACACCGCGCGAAATGAAGCTTTTGAACACCATTCACCGAGAGACGAAGTCATCTTTAGAGGCGCGCAACCTGCCGACGTTAGAAGAAGTGGCGGAAAAGCAACAAGCGACGTGGATCGAGCAAGTGTTAAACGCCATCCACGACGGCGGCGATGACGTGAAAGTGTTTAAAGAGACGGTGCAAACGTTGGCCCGGGAACACGGTGTAGACATTTTGGACGTTGCGGCGGCTGCATTGAAACTGGCGTTTGACGAGAGGTCCCCTGAGGCTGACGGATACCGTTTCGGGGAGACAGGGGCGGCTCCCGGCATGGTGCGCTTTTTCATCAATGCTGGGAAAAACATTGACATGAACCCCCGAGATCTCGTCAAGACGATAGCGGATGCGGCCGACATTTCCGACCGGGAAATCGGAAAAATTAACATCTTCGACCGCTTTACTTTCGTCGAAGTCCCGGAAGAAGTGGCCCCATTCGTATTTGAAGCGCTGCAGCAATCGCGGATCAACGGGGCGCGCATTAACATGGAGCCGGCCCGTCCGCGAGAAAAAAGATAG